The following proteins are encoded in a genomic region of Nerophis lumbriciformis linkage group LG23, RoL_Nlum_v2.1, whole genome shotgun sequence:
- the LOC140679763 gene encoding uncharacterized protein F54H12.2-like gives MAELDLFSAPMTQMSIDDKTYTEVLPLSAITDGGPIEFFIPGEGEKYLDLNDTLLYLRVKITRADGTNIPLDANVGLINYPLNTIFSQCDIMLGDRLISQSSATHPYRAIIETLLNYSEATLKSKFSAGLFYKDTAGSIDSIVGVNGPNKGLNIRSAFTAESNEVHLLGPLHADILFSERLLLNSVDVRIKLTRASNAFCLMGAADGTFRLKVLGASLFTKKVTVSPAVRLGHASALLKGNALYPLSRVSVKTYSIPENSRVCTQENLFLGTMPKYIVLGMVNHEAFTGRRDLSPFNFQHFNAEYVTLCQAGKQIPSKAFQPQFNQGASVREFYNMFTATGRHLKDLPLCINRQDFEQGYSLFVFNLNPGEDSDALSRVSNGTLRLEMRFRVPLPNTVTLVVYACYDSILEIDSKRQVLVDYY, from the coding sequence ATGGCCGAGCTGGATTTATTTTCAGCTCCTATGACTCAAATGTCCATTGACGATAAAACATACACAGAAGTCCTGCCTCTGTCCGCCATCACCGACGGGGGCCCTATTGAATTTTTCATCCCAGGAGAAGGTGAAAAGTACTTGGATCTGAACGACACATTACTTTACCTGCGGGTTAAAATCACCCGCGCCGATGGAACAAATATCCCCCTCGATGCAAACGTGGGTCTCATCAATTATCCTCTAAACACCATCTTTAGCCAATGCGATATTATGCTAGGGGATAGACTGATTTCTCAATCCAGTGCCACTCACCCCTACAGAGCAATAATTGAAACACTACTAAACTATTCTGAAGCCACCCTCAAAAGTAAATTTTCAGCCGGGTTATTTTACAAAGACACCGCCGGCTCTATAGACTCTATAGTAGGCGTGAATGGGCCCAACAAAGGGCTTAACATCAGAAGCGCTTTCACGGCCGAATCTAATGAGGTTCATCTACTGGGTCCGCTTCACGCCGACATTCTTTTCAGTGAGAGACTCCTTCTCAACTCGGTGGATGTGAGAATCAAACTCACGCGTGCCAGCAACGCCTTTTGTCTCATGGGGGCTGCGGACGGTACTTTTCGTCTGAAAGTGCTGGGCGCCTCTCTCTTCACAAAAAAGGTCACCGTTTCTCCGGCTGTACGATTGGGTCATGCCTCCGCCCTGCTCAAAGGAAACGCCCTCTACCCTTTGTCACGGGTCAGCGTGAAAACGTACTCTATCCCCGAAAATTCCAGAGTATGCACCCAAGAAAATTTGTTTTTGGGGACGATGCCTAAATACATTGTTCTGGGCATGGTGAACCACGAAGCTTTCACCGGAAGAAGAGATCTCTCCCCCTTTAATTTCCAGCATTTTAATGCAGAATACGTCACTCTCTGTCAAGCGGGAAAACAAATTCCCTCCAAAGCTTTCCAACCTCAATTTAACCAGGGGGCTTCGGTCAGAGAGTTTTACAACATGTTTACCGCTACAGGGAGGCATCTGAAGGATTTACCTCTATGCATCAACAGACAAGATTTTGAACAAGGGTATTCGTTGTTTGTGTTCAATCTCAATCCGGGGGAGGACAGCGACGCACTGTCCAGGGTTTCTAACGGAACTTTAAGACTGGAAATGAGATTCAGAGTGCCCTTACCCAACACGGTCACTCTTGTGGTTTATGCGTGCTACGACTCTATTTTGGAAATTGATTCCAAACGACAAGTGCTGGTGGATTATTATTGA